One part of the Chryseobacterium mulctrae genome encodes these proteins:
- a CDS encoding FtsK/SpoIIIE family DNA translocase, with protein sequence MEKKSQKKQPEMPETGRILSKQRIFFGLTSIVFAGVLALSFISYLMNWKADQSQAGTILDKSIKSSNIFGKLGDWLGNLFIFESIGIASFIVAFLFVVFGTMILKKKIFKPWMTFGHSLFFICWLPILLGAITRGNGNGGVLSGVYGYQIMDSLSAIIGNVGLWVVLVVSIALYFILEFNLRPSSIKAKLDIINENTIGKVKSMMPNSDQNFDADQELEEEEVNEEAQNITVTDLSDNRKTPEVAKQNPVIQETQPIPEVETIVTPNQTSFEDNKETAPTLNLNITTPAIPAIKPEDAFDAPVSNSSPSTSFSSSSDADEIKFKVEVAPVIDIIDDAEKQSQDLVDKHGLYDHRLDLAKFQMPPIDLLKDYGNEEISINKEELEENKNKIVGLLKNFNVGIAEIKATIGPTVTLYEIVPEAGIRVASIKKLQDDIALNLSALGIRIIAPMPGKGTIGIEVPRKNPTMVSMRSVIASQKFQNTDMDLPVVFGKTISNEVFMADLSKMPHLLMAGATGQGKSVGINAILTSLLYKKHPSELKFVMVDPKKVELSLYSKIERHYLAKLPDSDDAIITDTNKVINTLNSLCVEMDQRYDLLKNAFCKNLKEYNKKFTERKLNPENGHRYLPYIVLVVDEFADLIMTAGKEVELPIARLAQLARAVGIHLIVATQRPSVNVITGMIKANFPARAAFRVISSVDSRTILDSTGADQLIGKGDMLYFNGNEILRLQCAFVDTPEVEKLAEFIGEQKGYASAFLLPEFVSEEATSTVGAFDPNEKDALFEEAARIIVSTQQGSTSMLQRQLKLGYNRAGRIMDQLEASGIVGGFNGAKAREVLISDLYSLEQFLEDLRN encoded by the coding sequence ATGGAAAAGAAATCACAAAAAAAACAACCAGAAATGCCTGAAACAGGCAGAATCTTATCAAAACAACGTATTTTTTTCGGACTTACATCAATTGTTTTCGCCGGAGTACTTGCGCTGTCTTTTATCTCTTATTTAATGAATTGGAAGGCAGATCAAAGTCAGGCCGGAACAATTTTAGATAAATCGATAAAATCATCAAACATATTCGGAAAGCTGGGAGACTGGCTTGGTAATCTTTTTATTTTTGAAAGCATTGGTATTGCATCATTTATTGTTGCATTTCTATTTGTAGTTTTCGGAACAATGATTTTAAAGAAAAAAATCTTTAAACCTTGGATGACTTTTGGTCACTCACTTTTCTTTATCTGCTGGTTACCCATTTTATTGGGAGCTATTACAAGGGGTAACGGTAACGGTGGCGTTTTAAGCGGAGTTTATGGATATCAAATCATGGATTCTCTTTCTGCAATTATTGGAAATGTTGGGCTTTGGGTAGTTTTAGTAGTAAGTATTGCCCTATATTTTATTCTTGAATTTAATCTTAGACCAAGTTCAATAAAAGCTAAACTTGATATAATTAATGAAAATACCATCGGAAAAGTAAAATCGATGATGCCAAATTCTGATCAAAATTTTGATGCCGATCAGGAATTGGAAGAAGAGGAAGTAAATGAGGAAGCACAAAATATTACGGTTACAGATTTATCTGATAATAGAAAAACTCCTGAAGTTGCAAAACAAAATCCGGTTATTCAGGAAACGCAACCCATTCCAGAAGTTGAAACTATTGTAACGCCAAACCAGACTTCTTTTGAAGATAACAAAGAAACTGCACCTACTTTAAATTTAAATATAACAACACCTGCAATTCCTGCTATAAAACCAGAAGATGCTTTTGATGCTCCGGTTTCAAATTCTTCACCTTCTACTTCTTTTTCTTCGTCTTCTGATGCGGATGAAATTAAATTTAAGGTAGAAGTTGCTCCTGTAATTGATATTATAGATGATGCAGAAAAACAATCTCAGGATTTGGTTGACAAACATGGTTTGTATGATCACCGATTAGATTTGGCTAAATTCCAAATGCCTCCAATCGATTTATTGAAAGATTACGGAAATGAAGAAATCTCAATCAATAAAGAGGAATTAGAAGAAAATAAAAATAAAATTGTTGGACTTCTTAAAAACTTTAATGTCGGAATTGCTGAAATTAAGGCGACGATCGGACCAACGGTTACTTTGTATGAAATTGTACCGGAAGCAGGAATCAGAGTTGCTTCTATTAAAAAATTACAAGATGATATTGCATTGAACCTTTCCGCTTTAGGAATCAGAATTATCGCACCAATGCCTGGAAAAGGAACGATTGGAATTGAAGTTCCGAGAAAAAATCCTACAATGGTTTCTATGAGATCGGTCATTGCTTCTCAGAAATTCCAGAATACGGATATGGATTTGCCGGTAGTTTTTGGTAAAACAATTTCCAATGAAGTTTTCATGGCAGATTTATCTAAAATGCCTCACCTTTTGATGGCGGGAGCAACAGGACAAGGAAAATCTGTGGGAATTAATGCAATTCTTACTTCTCTACTTTACAAAAAACATCCAAGTGAATTGAAGTTTGTAATGGTAGATCCTAAAAAAGTAGAACTTTCTTTATACTCAAAAATTGAAAGACATTATCTGGCAAAACTTCCGGATTCTGATGATGCGATAATCACAGACACCAATAAAGTAATTAATACTTTGAACTCTCTTTGTGTAGAGATGGATCAGCGATATGATTTGCTTAAAAATGCTTTCTGTAAAAATTTAAAGGAATACAATAAAAAATTCACCGAAAGAAAATTAAACCCTGAAAACGGACACCGTTATTTGCCTTACATCGTTTTGGTAGTCGATGAGTTTGCAGATTTAATTATGACAGCAGGAAAAGAAGTGGAACTTCCGATTGCAAGATTGGCGCAGTTAGCAAGAGCGGTAGGAATTCACTTAATTGTTGCTACACAAAGACCTTCTGTGAATGTAATTACTGGTATGATTAAAGCAAACTTCCCGGCAAGAGCGGCATTTAGAGTAATTTCAAGTGTGGATTCAAGAACGATTTTAGATTCTACAGGTGCAGATCAGCTAATCGGTAAAGGTGATATGCTTTATTTCAACGGAAATGAAATCTTAAGACTTCAGTGTGCTTTTGTTGACACGCCGGAAGTTGAAAAATTGGCAGAATTTATTGGTGAACAGAAAGGTTATGCTTCTGCGTTCTTACTTCCTGAATTTGTTTCTGAAGAAGCGACAAGTACTGTAGGTGCATTTGATCCTAATGAAAAAGATGCTTTGTTTGAAGAAGCTGCAAGAATTATTGTTTCAACTCAGCAAGGTTCTACTTCAATGTTACAGAGACAGCTTAAATTAGGATATAACAGAGCCGGAAGAATTATGGATCAATTGGAAGCAAGCGGTATTGTTGGAGGGTTTAATGGTGCTAAAGCAAGAGAAGTTCTCATCAGCGATTTGTATTCTTTGGAACAGTTTTTGGAAGATCTGCGAAATTAA
- a CDS encoding LolA family protein, with translation MKKIISKIVLGTLVVGSIGFVQAQKIDAKAKKILDDITANYNSKKNSYFKFAFGSGMNGAVSKTEPGIYYSAGDKYKLKIMETEQIFDGNKIYNINTEDMEVTVAKPNASSTMFSPINYLTSYRKDYNVAYGGKKTVDGVNADLIKLTPVKANGLKYIYLYVDSAKKQMLKLEQHGNNKDISVIAIKEYKENQQLDPNMFVFDKAKFKNYLVTEL, from the coding sequence ATGAAAAAAATAATATCAAAAATAGTTTTAGGAACATTAGTAGTAGGAAGTATTGGTTTTGTGCAGGCACAGAAAATTGATGCTAAAGCAAAAAAAATATTAGACGATATTACGGCGAACTACAATTCTAAGAAAAACTCATATTTCAAATTTGCTTTTGGAAGCGGAATGAACGGAGCTGTTTCTAAAACAGAGCCTGGAATTTATTATTCTGCAGGTGATAAGTACAAGTTGAAAATCATGGAAACCGAACAGATTTTCGATGGTAATAAAATCTATAACATCAATACCGAAGACATGGAAGTTACCGTTGCGAAACCAAACGCAAGCAGCACCATGTTCTCCCCTATCAATTATCTTACATCGTATAGAAAAGATTATAATGTTGCATACGGAGGGAAAAAAACAGTTGATGGTGTGAATGCAGATTTAATTAAATTAACTCCGGTAAAAGCAAATGGATTAAAATACATTTATCTTTATGTAGATTCTGCGAAAAAGCAAATGCTGAAATTGGAACAACACGGAAACAATAAAGATATCTCTGTAATTGCGATAAAAGAATACAAAGAAAACCAGCAATTAGACCCGAATATGTTTGTTTTTGACAAGGCAAAATTCAAAAATTATCTTGTTACAGAATTATAA